The Felis catus isolate Fca126 chromosome X, F.catus_Fca126_mat1.0, whole genome shotgun sequence genome includes a region encoding these proteins:
- the LOC123383326 gene encoding histone H2A-Bbd type 1-like, producing MSGRRRRRHRRRRRRPAVSRSRRAELQFPVSRVERLLREGRYAPRLSASTPVFLTAVLEYLTANILELAGKEALDSHKMRITPEHVQRALGSNQHLRGLLENTTSRRVDGRPRVRKW from the coding sequence ATGTCTGGGAGGCGCCGCCGTCGGCACCGTCGCAGACGGAGGAGGCCCGCGGTGTCCCGCTCCAGGAGAGCCGAGCTGCAATTCCCGGTCAGCCGCGTGGAGCGTCTCCTGCGAGAGGGTCGCTACGCCCCGCGCCTGAGCGCGTCCACCCCGGTCTTCCTGACCGCCGTTCTCGAGTACCTGACGGCCAACATCCTGGAGCTGGCGGGCAAGGAGGCTCTGGACAGCCACAAGATGCGCATCACCCCGGAGCACGTGCAGCGAGCCCTGGGCAGCAACCAGCACCTCAGGGGTCTCCTTGAGAACACCACCTCCCGTCGGGTGGATGGGAGGCCCCGAGTTCGGAAGTGGTGA